From Amycolatopsis sp. WQ 127309:
CAAGGCGGATCAGTACATCGGCGACACGGAGAGCAGTGAGTACTGTGGATTTTCCGGCATTGTTCGGGCCGATGAGGTAGGCCCCGTTGCCGAAGGTCAGCCGAAAATCTTGGAAGGCGCGAAAATTACGGAGTCTCAGGTCTTTCAGAATTTCCACGTCGTCAAACCTGCAGATCCATTAGTCGAGTTGTTCATCGTGCGTGCTCCGTAATTCTGCTCTGTCCATTATTGAACGTGGATGGTACACCCACGGTAATCCACGGTGGGTTCTATTGGTACTGAGTTTGCCAACGTATTATCGATGATGTTGGTGTTCTGCCAACGAGGGATCGTTGTGGTTGGCGCGCCAAGTGGATCATGTCGAGGTTTCCTACCTGGAAGGACGTGCGGTGCGTTAGGCGGCGGCAAGTGTGAAAGGGAGCCGATGAGGTTGTTGATATTCACTCGACTGGGTGTACATCGATCAAGTGTTTGTTGTCGGCTGTCCGCACTCGAAGATCGTTCGACCATGTTGAACCTGTCCAGTGCAACTCTAAGCTGCCGAAGGGGCGTTCAGCGGGCCCTGCCTGACGAGCGATGGAACGACGTATTCAGTAGTCTGCGGTCCAATCGGGATCAAGCATTGCTGTCCCTGGGGGTCAGCTGCGCGGCGCGGGCCTCCGAGCTGCTCGGGTTGAATAGAGTCGACCTGGACTGTGGGATCGGCTCGTGCGGGTGATCCGCAAGGGCATCGTCGCTTAACAGAGGTTGCCAGCCAGTCCGGAGTCGTTCATCTGACTTCGCCTTTACCTGGCCGACCACCAGGCAAGGACGGCCTGGGCATCGACCAGCACCGAGTCCCCGCGGCGTCCGGCGGAGCGGGCGCACGCCATCATTACCAGTGCGGGGTGTCCCTATGTGGTTGTCAAGCCGCAGCGGGGACGGGAGCTGGTTCGGGGTGGCGGTAGTGGGTGCCGTTGCGGAGCATGGCGTAGAGGACGTCGCAGCGGCGGCGGGCCAGGCAGATCAGGGCGGCGTTGTGCTTCTTGCCCTCGGCTCGTTTGCGGTCGTAGTAGGTCCTGCTGGTCGGGTCGTGCAAGGCCGCGAACGCGGCCAGGAAGAACGCCCGTTTCAGCTTCCGGTTGCCGGTCCGAGCCGGATGCTCGCCTCTGATCGAGGATCCAGAGCTGCGGGTGACCGGAGCGATGCCCGCGTAGGCCGCCAGATGGCCGGAGCTGGCGAAGTTCGAGGCGTCGCCGACCTCGAGCAGGATGCGGGCTGCGGTCCTGACTCCGATGCCGGGCATCGAGGTCAGGACCCCGGCAAGAGGGTGCGCATCAAGTATCCTCTCAACCTGATCAGCGACGGTTTTGCGTTGCTGGAGCACGGTTTTAAGGCTGTCAGCCAGCCGCGGCAAGACCGTGTCCGCGGCTGCGGTGCCCGGGACGGTGACCGTCTGCTCGTCCAGGGCGACCATGATCGCCTCGACGAGTTTGTCGCTCATGCGGGGGGCGTGGACTTTCGCGATCGCGGTGAGTTTGCGGCGGCCGGCCTTGGCGATGCCGGTCGGGCCGCCGCAACGCGAGAGGATCTCCAGCACCGCGGGATGACTGATCCGCGGTCCGATGGCGTGTTCAAGGGCCGGGTGGATGCCGGTGAGCAGGCCCCTGATCCGGTTGGCGATGCGAGTGGCTTCGCCGGCCAGGTCGTCATCGAACCCGACCAGCACCTCCAGCTCGGCCAACGCCTCGTCGCCGACGTCGACCGGCCGCAGCGTATGCGGCAGCGAGCGGGCCGCGTCGGCGATGATGAACGCGTCCCGGGCATCGGTTTTCGCTCGGCCGGGGTAGAGGTCGGCGATGCGGCGCATCGCCAGACCTGGCAGATAGGCCACCTCATGGCCGACCGCGCGGGCGACCGTGACCGGCAACGCCCCGATCGTGGCCGGCTGGTCCACCACGACCAGCAGCGGCCCGTGCTGGGCCAGCTTGTCGAACAAGGCCCGCAGTTTCGGTTCACTGTTGGGCAGCGGCCCGTCATGCAGACGCTTGCCCGTCGGGTCGAGGCCGACCGCGTGATGGGCTTCCTTGCCGACATCCAGGCCGAGGAACACCCCGAAAGTGCTGCTCATCCACCATGCCGTTCGATCGTCGCGAGTGGTCACCTGGTTGGGCATCGAGCGCCGGCACCCACGTTACGACTGTGATGATCAGGGGGTGCCGCCCCGAGCCGTGGTCTGACCCGCGTTACGACTGACCGATGTGTCTTTGTCTCGATCTGTCGGCTGCGTGCTCGGGGCGGTGCTTGCTGCCGCCGGGCTGGTGGGGCGTGTCCCGATAGGGGCTTTGCCGCATTGTGCATCTTCACAGTCCTGACCGCCTGATCGGTCCGGCGTCGGCCAGCCACCGGCGTTTCGATCAGAGCAGGAGTCAGCAGACCGTGCCGAGCACCCCGCGTCTCACCTCGCCTCAGGTTCTCGACGGCCAGGAGGTGATCGTGGAAGTCGACACCCACAAGGACCTCCACGTCGCCGCGGTCGTCACCGCGTTCGGCGTTTTGCTTGCCAGTAAGGCATTTCCGACGACGCCGGCCGGATATCAGGCTCTGGTGAAGTGGGCGCGCGAGTTCGGTGCCGTGCGCCGCGCCGGAGTGGAGTGCACGGGCTCCTACGGAGCTGCGCTCGCCCGCCACCTCGCAGCCGTCGACATCGAGGTGTTCGAGGTCAACCAGCCCGACAAGGCCAACCGCCGACGCCGCGGCAAGAACGACGCCATCGACGCCGAGTCCGCCGCCCGCTCCGTGCTCAACGGGCAAACCAGCGGGTTAGCCAAGGGCGGCCAGGGCCCAGTGGAGATGCTGCGCATGTTCAAGGTGGCCAAGACCTCCGCCCTCAAGTCACGAACCCAGGCCATCAACCAGCTCAAGGCCGTCCTGGTCTCCGCCGACCCCGCCCTGCGCGAGGAGCTGCGCGACCTCAGCACCGCCAAGCTCGTGCAGCGGTGCGTCGCATGGGCACCCGCCACGCCAACCGACAGCGCCACCGCGGCCCGATACACCCTGCGCGTGCTTGCATGCAGGATTGACCGCCTCAGTCAGGAGATCGCCGATCTCAACGCGCAGACCGCCGCGGTCCTGACCGGCCACAACTCCGCCATGCTCGACACCTACGGAGTCGGACCCGATACGGCCGCGACGCTCCTCATCGCCGCCGGCGACAACCCCGAACGCCTGCGCAGCGAAGCGTCTTTCGCCGCGCTGTGCGGCGTCAGCCCGGTGGAAGCATCCTCAGGCAGGACGGCAACGCCACCGGCTCAACCGAGGCGGCGACCGCCAGGCCAACTCCGCCCTGCGCTGCATCGTGCTGGTCCGCCTGCGCTGGGACCAACGCACCCGCGACTACATCGACCGGCGTGTCCGCGAGGGCAAAACCAAACGCGAAGCCGTCCGCTGCCTCAAACGCTACATCGCCCGCGAGTTCTACCGGATCATCACCTCACCGGACTCACAGACCGCACCAGCTCAGCACGCTGCTTGACGAACAATAGGGGCATCGAGACCTTCCTGGCGGTGGCCGTGTCCCTATCAGCGGTCGGTCGATGCCACCAGACCCGGTGACACCCCCCCGGATCATGCGTGCGACTGGGGGCGTAAGTCATACCGGGCCTGGTGACCACAACTCCCAGGTCGGGAGCCACGAAAACGTAACGGGGGCGTGGCAGGTCGGAGCAGCCGGTGTGCGGAGGCGGCCCGCGTCGGATGAATCCGGCTTTCCCGGGTGGGCGTGGACCTGGTTGTGGTCGGTGAGCGCGGTGATGCCGGACGGGCTGCTGTCGCGGTGGGCAGGTACTCTGTCAGAGCCGAGTTGCGAACTGCAGCAGTTGGTGCTCGTCGTGCACGCCGTCGAGTAGCGCGACGCCATGGTAGGCGAGGACGGCGGCCAGCTCGGCGAAGCCGCTGGTAGCCGCCAGTCGGCGACGAGCGGGACGTTCGGTTCGGCACCAAGGAAGCGGCGGCAAGCTGGGACGATCTCGTACGCGCGGCGAAAGTAACGCTCGCCGCGCGTACGACCTCATGCTCACCGCGCGGTCAGAACCCGGATACCCGCCATCAGCGCCTCAAAGGGGTCGCTCGCAACTGGCTTGCACCGCCTTGCACCGCGGCCGACAGCTGGCGCAATGGCAGTTCGATGTGACCGGCGGTGGCTCCATCTGGTACCTCATCGACGAGGAGCGCCACACCGTCTGGGTACAGCTGGCCAGTCTGAAGCACCCCAAAAGATACCGAGTAGCCGGCCGGGCGGGTATGGCATTCGAATCGTGGATGAGGAGTATCCCTGGCGCACTTGTCGCCGGCGGAGCAATCACGGTCGATGTTCAGCTGCGGGTGTGGCGATGGGGCTCGCAGGGTACTTGCTCCGACGTGTGCTCAATGCGATCGCTTGTGGGCGGCCCTTGGACTACCTCGACGATGCGCTGGGGAAACAGTTGGTCAGCGGCGCGATCCGGGACTGTGCGCCCGGTCGCCTGTACCGGGCGTATCGCAACGCCTACGTGATCGTGGCCGTCACTGCGTCGGGGCCGGACAAGTCAGTTGACGCCTTTTCGATCACCGTCCGGACGCCGAAGTTCCACTTCAGGACCCGGGAGCTCAAGGCAGGGATGCTGGATATAAGTCTTGACATTCTTGATTATCAAGACAGACTTGACCTGTTCATCTTCCGAAGAGGCTGAGGAGAAGGTCATGTCAGGGACCGCCACCCCAATCACACCGACCGGTGAGTGTTTCTGCGGATGTGGGAGAGAGACCCTGCCCGGTGCCTTCTTCCGCACGGGTCATGACAAGAAGGCCAGCGCTGATCTTGATGCCTTGCATCACGACGGAAGCGTTGCGCAGCGCCTCGCGCACTTCGGGTTCGGACCAGGGCTACGCAACCTGCACGAGTATGCGATCGAGCGTGGCGTGAGGGAGCGTTGCGGGATCGACGGGTGCAACGTATCTGGCGTCCCGAAAGGAATCGGCATGAGACGACACCGCGCGACACATGCCAAGGGGAAGCCCTCGGAGCATGGCTCGGACTAGACACCAGCACTTGCCGGTTGCTGCGTGGCTTGGTGCGGCTCCGCCGTTGGCTTTACACCGTATGTGCTGGCCGGGTCGTACACCGCCCGGGTGACGTCGTCGCGGTCCTCGCCTTCCATATCGAGGATCTGAGCCTGGGTGAAGTTCAGCGTCCGACGGGCCATCCGGCGCGGCACCAGCTTGTCGGCCTAGTGGACGGTTCCCTTCCGACTGCCTCTGCCGTGCCGGTGACATTCGATTATCGTTGCCTCGACCGGCCGGAGGAGGGGATGACGTGGGCAAGTTGGTCGAAGAGCTCTTCGCTAGTGAGGTGGAGATGCTGCTGCCGCTTGCCCGGGCCACTGCGTGCCTGATGCCGCCGCGGATCGTCGGCGGGGACTGGTCGGCGATGTTCGAAGTGCCGGCCGGCGACGGCGTGGCGGATCTGTGCGCGGTGCGGTTCGCGCGCGGTCACCGCGACAAGCGTGGTGGTCGTCCGGCGATCACGGACTGGACCGATGTGCGGGTCTTCGCCGTTCTGCAGCACCCAGACAAGTGGACCAGTGTCGCCGAGCTCGCCGCCCTCGCCGGTCTCACCGTCGATGGGCTTCGTCGAGGGCCGTTGCGCCGGTTGACTGAAGCCGGGCACGTCCGGCGCACCGCGGATGGTGGCGCTGAGACCGAGTGGCAGTACTCGATCCCCGTCACGGGCGTGACAGCGGTCGAGGCGAAGTTGTCGGATTGGCATCGCGCACTCGTGCAGGCACGTCGACACACCGTGTTTGCCGACGCGTCTTACATCGCTTTGCCGCCGCGCGTAGCGGCGAGGGCCGCCGATGCCACAGAGATGCTTGCTTCATCTCAGGTTGGCGTGCTGTCAGTTCGACCGTCGGGTGAGGTACGGGTGGTTCGTGAAGCTCCGCGGCCGCGCCGGATCCGGGGTTGGGCTCTACGTCGGATGTTCGCGGCCGAGCGGCTATGGGCACTTCACTCGGCAGGCGCCGTATCGGGACCGGTCAGGCACGTGTTTGGGCGGCCTGTTCTGGCTTCACCGCGCGATCCGCGGAGCTCGGTCGCCGTGCTGAACTGAATTCTTCGGCCGATAAAGCTGACCCGCGTGACGGCGGTCACGCTAGGAGTTGGTGCCAGACTCGTAGGTGACCGGGTTTCGACGCGGTTTCCATCGCGACTTGTGAAACTGCCGAAGCCGCGGTGATCAGCGCGTCGGATACGAGTTCTGTGATGTGGGTGCGCCGGTCGGAGGCGTTGGCGACGCCGGCGGTCAGCTCTGCCAGGCGGCACAGGTGATGCGCCCCCTGCGTGTGCGCGTCCCAATCGTGGGTGTTGCGACTGGCTTCACAGTAGGGGCAGTCGCATTGGGCGACCAATCCGCCTGCTGTCAGCGCTTCATGCTCCGTGCGCAGGATGGTGTGGAGGAGCTCAGGCGTGAAGATGCGCGGCTTCGGCGGCGCTGTGGTCCCGCCACCTCGCATATTCGGGGTAAAGCCGCGCGCGGCTGCCGATAAGCCGGTGCCGAATCCTGCGGCGCCGTGCGCCAGGCACCACCAGCCGGTGAGATCGGTGGTGGGCAGCAGGACGGGGATCTGCTCGTCCGCGAGGGCCTGACAGAGGTCGCGATAGCCGGCGAGGAGCTGCTGTTCCACAGGTTGCGATGCTGTGGCCGTAGTTGGCCATAGCGTGGTGAGCCAGAGTGCGTCGGGGCGCGATTCGATCACTCGTTCGGCGACGTCGTCCACCCGGTCGGGGTACATCAGCCATCCTGTGGCCAACATCAGGTTCAGGAGCGAGGGCTCGTCCTCGGCTCGGTTACGTACCGCGTCGAGGTGGCGGAGGGCCGCGTCCAGCTCGGCGTCCGGAGCGACACCTGGCAGGAACCGTCCTGGACTCAGCAGGACGTTGGCTCCGGCTTCCCGTTGGGCCGCGACGACGTCGTCAAGCCAAGCCGCCTCATTAACGGCGGGATCCTGGTGCTGTTGGAACGGCCAGCGTTTGCTCTGATCGCTCACCGGTCTGCGACCAGGAACCGCATCGAACACGGCGTGGGCGACAGGATCGGCGATGCGGAGCGCGGCGGCTCCGAATTGGGACAGGTAGGCGTTACCCGCTCTGGGCACCAGCTGTAGCAAGGTGCCGGCCGCCGCAAACGTGACTGTCCTACCCTGAGAGCGGGCGAGCCCTCGCAGGAGGGCGGGTACTGCGGAGTAGTGCTGGTGGGGACGGCTGATGATCATGATCGGACTGTTACCGCGAAGTGCTTCGGCGGCCGGCGGGCCGGTGACGTCCGGAGTGGCTGCCTGTTCGGCGCTCTGCGCCTCCGCTAAGTCAGCGATCTCCTCCGCGAGACTACGGTTGAACTCCTCGACCGTGTCGTCGTCTGGTTCGTCCAGGTCGTAGTACCGGCTTGGCGGGTCGGCGTAGGGGTCGAGGTCCTCGGGCCGGGTGTCCTCGGTGATCCAGACGCCGGTCAGGGCGTCGAAGCCGTAGGCTTCCGGCGGTCCGAGCAGCTCAGACTCGCCGATGTCGCTCTCTGAAGAACCATCCGAGCTCTCATCACGCATCTTCCCACCTCCGGTGACCCCGCCAACGCTGGTTGCACTTCCGGTGCCGCTCACGCCAGCATGCGCTCCGCCGTACGGGCTGAGCCTCGGGCCGACCTACGCGGCGAGAGCAACTTCGCGATCACGATCCGCAGCTCGGAGGGGGTGTCGGCGTGCAGATCGAGGTCGACGCTCTCCGCGGCGCGGAGCAGGGTGGCGAAATCCCTGTGCTGCCCTGGCTGGGAGTACGGGTGGCGGCCGGTCAGAGCCTCTGCGGCCACGGCGCCGATGGACCAGAGATCCGCCGCGTTACGTGCACGATCGCCGCGGAGTTGCTCCGGCGCGGCGTAGCGTGCGGTGCCGATGAAGCTCGGGTAGACCGTCAACGTCGACTCATCTAGCGGTTTGACCAGGCCGAGGTCGACGAGCACGGGATCGGCGGCCTCCCCGTGCCGCAGCAGGATGTTCTCCGGCTTGATGTCGCGGTGCACCACCTGTGCCTCGTGCAGCACGGCTGCGGCGTGCAGCAGCCCACGGGTAAAGGGGAGACACTCTTCCGCAGGAACCTGCCCCCGGTTGAGCCGGTGGCGGAGATCGCCGCCGGGGATGAACTCGAACCTCAGGACCTGCCGCACGCATCCCTCGATCAGCACGGCGGTCCGTTCCCTCAGTCGAACCACACGGTCGTCCTCGATCTTGAGCAGGCCCTCGACCTCCCGATCGAGGCGTTCCGCAGGGAATTCGTCCTGGTAGATGATCTTGCACGCGTCCTGCGGGCCGACCCTCCAGGTCTCACCGAACGCTCCGGTGCCGAGGAAACTGACTTCTTTGGCGGGAGTTCCGAAGGCGGCAGCTACCTCGTCAGCTGTGTACTTCCGCTCTTCCATCCGGTGACCTCCTGGCGAGTCCTGAGCTTCAGGTGCCTTGACGCTCCATGATCCTCCCTCCGATGTGGGAGCGGCGGAAGCCTCGCCGCGAGCGGTGTGAAAGATGCTGGCGGACTGGGAGCCGACAGGTGCGGCCACTCCGGCGAGATGCTCTCATTGTTGTACCCTTGCGGAAGTCGTGTCCGAACTGCGGCCGGTCTCCTGGTCAGCTGGGCGGCGGTCGTCATGTATGCGCGATAGTCGCCCAGGGCGGCCATTGTGTGCTTGCGCGGTCGTCGATGCAATACGGCGGTACCTTGCGCGGATTCATTGACGCGCGGGTGAGGACGGCCAGTAGTGCCATGAACCAGTCCAGCGCAGGAGTGCGAGCTCGTACAAATGCACGTGCTATCGCGCGTGCAGACGGGATCCCTCGCTCGGTTGGGTGAGTTTTGATCGTGTGGTCGCGGCTGGCTGCGGGAACTGTCATCAAATTGTCCACTCGTTCTGGGCGAGCTGCCAATTGGTCCCAGATGTGTGCCTTGACCTCGTTGAATGTCGAGCGTCGCGCCGAGGGTTTGAGTCCGTAAGTGATCTGCGGATGCAATTTGCAGACGGCGAAATCCGCCGATTGCCGTACACAGAAGTAGTTGATCAGCTACGGTCGCATGTGCAGCCGACTTGGTAGGACCGGTCGATCTATCACCGGTCTCAGCAGGTCAGCGGAGCGATCTTCGGCGTGTCGGTAGCCGGGTCGTTTGGCACGCAGCGCTGAGCGGGAGGGGTTCACGCGGCCGTGGCACAACCACACACAGGCGTCAGTCCGTGGCTGGCGGAAGTCGATGTACAAGTACAGATGCCAGAAGCCGGTGGCGGTCCGCAGACAGGGGCCTCAGGCGCGGGGTTCAGCCTGTCACCCAAGGAAGCGCAGGCTGTGCTGTCGCAAGCGCAGAACGCCCTCAGGCGGCTTCGGCAACTGCAGCGCCAGGCGGAGACGTTGAAGCAGGTCCGTCCGGCGGCTGATGATCCCGCCAGCCTCGCCTACAACGCCCGCCTGGTGAACGGCCAGGGCGTCTTCTCCGTGCTCGGTGATCACGTCAGCTCGGAAGCGGCCTATCTGGACGAGCTGGTCAAGAAGATCCAGGAATCCTACCGATTGATCGGCGAACGTGACTCCGCTGCCGCGCAGGACGTCGATCAGGCGAAGACCCCGAAGGGGAGTGTCGCGGGATGAATCGTCGGCTGGCTCTCGTCCTGCTGGTCTCCGTCACGG
This genomic window contains:
- a CDS encoding IS110 family transposase translates to MPSTPRLTSPQVLDGQEVIVEVDTHKDLHVAAVVTAFGVLLASKAFPTTPAGYQALVKWAREFGAVRRAGVECTGSYGAALARHLAAVDIEVFEVNQPDKANRRRRGKNDAIDAESAARSVLNGQTSGLAKGGQGPVEMLRMFKVAKTSALKSRTQAINQLKAVLVSADPALREELRDLSTAKLVQRCVAWAPATPTDSATAARYTLRVLACRIDRLSQEIADLNAQTAAVLTGHNSAMLDTYGVGPDTAATLLIAAGDNPERLRSEASFAALCGVSPVEASSGRTATPPAQPRRRPPGQLRPALHRAGPPALGPTHPRLHRPACPRGQNQTRSRPLPQTLHRPRVLPDHHLTGLTDRTSSARCLTNNRGIETFLAVAVSLSAVGRCHQTR
- a CDS encoding IS110 family transposase, which produces MSSTFGVFLGLDVGKEAHHAVGLDPTGKRLHDGPLPNSEPKLRALFDKLAQHGPLLVVVDQPATIGALPVTVARAVGHEVAYLPGLAMRRIADLYPGRAKTDARDAFIIADAARSLPHTLRPVDVGDEALAELEVLVGFDDDLAGEATRIANRIRGLLTGIHPALEHAIGPRISHPAVLEILSRCGGPTGIAKAGRRKLTAIAKVHAPRMSDKLVEAIMVALDEQTVTVPGTAAADTVLPRLADSLKTVLQQRKTVADQVERILDAHPLAGVLTSMPGIGVRTAARILLEVGDASNFASSGHLAAYAGIAPVTRSSGSSIRGEHPARTGNRKLKRAFFLAAFAALHDPTSRTYYDRKRAEGKKHNAALICLARRRCDVLYAMLRNGTHYRHPEPAPVPAAA
- a CDS encoding serine/threonine-protein kinase, with protein sequence MEERKYTADEVAAAFGTPAKEVSFLGTGAFGETWRVGPQDACKIIYQDEFPAERLDREVEGLLKIEDDRVVRLRERTAVLIEGCVRQVLRFEFIPGGDLRHRLNRGQVPAEECLPFTRGLLHAAAVLHEAQVVHRDIKPENILLRHGEAADPVLVDLGLVKPLDESTLTVYPSFIGTARYAAPEQLRGDRARNAADLWSIGAVAAEALTGRHPYSQPGQHRDFATLLRAAESVDLDLHADTPSELRIVIAKLLSPRRSARGSARTAERMLA